The Parafrankia irregularis genome contains the following window.
CCTTGCGCATCCGGTGCTGAAGGCAGCGCTGGAAGCTCTCGACGACTACTCGGTCACCCTCCCCGACGGGGCGCGGATGATCGAGGCCTCGCAGTCTCCCGTCTGGGACACGGCGCTCGCGGTGAACGCGATCGTCGAGGCGGGCGACGTCATCGGCATCGAGCCGGACGACCCGGCGCTGCTGCGGGCCGCCGACTGGCTGCTCGGCCAGGAGATCCGTGATCGCAGCGGTGACTGGCAGGTGAACCACCCGGACCTGCCCGGCGGCGGCTGGGCGTTCGAGTTCGAGAACGACACCTATCCCGACACCGACGACACCGCCGAGGTACTCCTCGCTCTGCGGCATGTCCGTCATCCCGCGCCAGAGAAGATCGAATCCGCAACCGATCGGACCGTGACCTGGCTGCTCGGCCTGCAGTCCAGTGACGGTGGATGGGGCGCCTACGATTCGGACAACACCAGCACGCTTGTCTACAAGATTCCGTTCGGTGACTTCGGCGCCCTCACCGATCCGCCGTCTGCGGACGTCACCGCCCACGTTGTCGAGGCTCTCGTCGACGCCGGGCTGACCGAGGATCCCCGGACGCGGCGTGGGGTGTCCTGGCTGCTGGACCATCAGGAGTCGGACGGTTCGTGGTTCGGCCGCTGGGGCGTCAACCATGTCTACGGCACCGGATCCGTCCTGCCTGCGCTGGCCGCCGCAGGGCTGGCGCCGACCCACCCGGCCATCGGCGATGGCGTCGCCTGGCTGCTGTCCCGCCAGAACTCCGACGGTGGGTGGGGTGAGGACCTGCGTTCCTACAGCGATCCGCGGTGGAACGGCAGGGGCGTGTCCACAGCGTCGCAGACGGCCTGGGGGATGCTCGGGCTGCTGGCGGGAGAGCAAGGGCCCGACGTGGCGGTGGCGCTCGCACGGGCCGCGGACTGGCTTGCCGAACAGCAGCGCCCGGACGGGACCTGGGACGAGGACCAGTTCACAGGCACCGGCTTTCCGGGGGAATTCTACCTCAACTACAACGGGTATCGCCTGATCTGGCCGGTTCTGGCCCTCGGTCGTTACGGCCACTCCCTGCGGACGTCGCCCCCGCCGACAGTCGTGGACCCGAAGTCCCGGCCCGGCCACTAGTCCGAGCCTGGCGCGTCGACCAGCTCGACATGTCAGTCAGCTCGACCAGCTCGGCATGTCAGTCAGCTCGGCGTTGTCGAGGGCTGGCTCGGCGTCGTCGGCTGGCTCGGCATGTCGGCTAGGTCGGCGCGTCGCGGGGGGCGGGCAGGTCGCGAGGGTGCGCGGTAGTCCGCGGCGGACCATCGAACGGGATGCTGGTGGGGACCGCGAAGGCCATCGGGCCCACGGTGAAGTGGCGCAGGTCGTTATCGGTGGCGAAGGTCGCCGCGGCACTGCGATCCGGGAACGGCGCGACCACCCGACGGACCGTATTTCGGCCCGCCTCCTCGAACTGCACCACGGCGAAGAGCATCTCGGACTCCGGCATCATGCGATCATGAAAGCGCATTGCAATCGCGCGGTGAACGTGACGTGTCGTGTGCCATCAGTGGTCTGCGCTGCGCGTGCAGAAAGACGTCGCCCGCCTCCCGCACGTGCGATGAGCACATGCGGGAGGCAGTATGCGCCTCTCAGCAGGCATTTGGCTCAGCACACGGCTAGTACACGAGGGCCTGGACGTCCTCCGCGAGGGCCTCGCTGACGAACACCGCGGCGCCGGCGATGCGGATCCCTGGAATCACGTCCTCGGGACCGAAGGAGCGCCGTGCCGCACACTGGGTGCAGACGGTGACCCGGCCGCCGGTCAGAACCGCGTCCAGCAGGTCGGTGAGCGGTGCAGACTCCGGCAGGCTGAACTCCGCGGCACGCCCGGGAAGAGCGAACCAGGCTGATTCACCCGTCAGCCACAGCGAGACATCCACACCGGAGGCCACGGCCACCGAAGCCACGGTGAAGGCCTGAGAACAGCGTTCCGGGGCGTCGGCACCGGCGGTCACCTTGATGACAAGCGAGCGGGTCACCCGCCCAGTGTGCCCTGCCTGGTACACGGCTGCGGAGCGTGCAGGAGGTAAGCCTAGGCTGTGCTCCGTGCTGCACTACTTCGCGAGCGGTCTGCTGGTGGCCATGGCGATGCTCATCGCCTGGTTCTCCGGGTACGCCGTCTACAAGCTGTACGGGGGCCGGCGCTGAGCGGGCCGGCGCGCAGACAGGGCAGGAACGCGCAGGTGAGCGCGCCGACGGCAGAAGGGCATGGGGGGAGCGGGAAGCCGATGGGTACCGACACGACCGGCGACGTGCGGACGGGCAAGGGGGCGTCCTCGTCAGAGCTTCATCCGAGTCTGCTGCCCTTGGCGTTCCTCGTCGGCACCTGGCGCGGTGAGGGCGTAGGGGGCTATGAGGGCATGGAGTCCTTCCACTACGGCCAGGAGATCACCTTCGCCGCCGACGGGCGTCCAGCGCTCGGCTATGTGTCGCACACCTGGTGGGCCGACGAGCCTCGGGACGGCCGGGAGCCGGGCAGCCCCCTGGCCACCGAGACGGGATTCTGGCGGGTGCAGCCACCCGCCACCGAGCCCGGCCCCGACGGCAAGGTGAACCGCAACCCGATCGTCGAGGTGATGCTGGCCCACCCGTTCGGCATCGCCGAGATCTACGTCGGGACCATCGCCGGCACCAGGGTGGACCTCGACTCGAACGTTCTGATCAGAACCACCACCGCCCGTGAGGTCACCCGCTCGGTGCGGCTGTACGGCCTCGTTGAGGGCGGCGATCTGGCGTATGCGATCGACATGGAGGCCAGCGGCAAGCCACTCCAGTCCCACCTCTCGGCTCGTCTTCACCGCGTGAAGGAATAATCCGGCCGGCGGTGAAGCAGCCACCCGGCGGAGGTGTGGGCCTCCTCTGGGTGTTTCGATTCCGCGCGGCCATGGCTCCCGCCTGGTGATCGGGTGCATGATCTGACTCGACCTGGGTTTTCGGCACCCGACCTGTCGCGTCAGATTTCGGTGCGGGCCTCTGTGGGCATCGCCCGCTTCCTGCTTTGCTACTAACGACCGGCCGAGGTGAACCACCGACCCCAGCGAGGGGAAACTGTTTCCGTCCTGCTGGAACATGGGCTGTGGTTCTGGGCTTCCTGTCGATGATGGTTCGTGTCGACGTGGCCATGTATGTGGCGGCGTTACGCGGGTCGCGCGGCGGATCCGCTGTCGGCGGCAAGCTTGGCGCGCCAGGCGCGTTCGCGTTGGATGGCGCCGGCGAAGCCGATGGCGATGGCCGGGTCGAAGTTCTCGTCGGCGTAGGTGCCGACGCAGCCCAGCAGCCGGTCGATCTCGTCGGGGGTGATCGCGCTGAGCGGGACCTGCCCGGTGAGGAAGATGTCGCCCATGCTGTCGATCGAGAAGTGCACTCCGTAGGTGCGGGAGTTCCGGCTCAGCAGGAAGCCGTAGGTGCCGGCGGCGTTCTCCGCCGGAGCGCGCATGAAAAAGGCCTCCACGAGCAACGTGTGGTCCTGCACCACCAGCCACGTCATCGTGCGCAGCTTGTGTTCGCCCTCCAACGTCACCAGGAAGGCGCCGGTGTCGGAGTGTTCGTAGGCGACACCGAGGTCGTCCAGCCCGGCTTTGATCAGCTTGTCGAGACGTTCGCGCTCGGCGACGTCGATGGAGGGCGTCATGTCGTCAGACTGCCACGGCGCTCGGCGCGATGGCGGCCTGGTAGCTGCGCAGGACACCGCGTGCGGTCGCGGTCCAGCCGAAGCCCGCGGCGCGGGCCCGGGCGCCCGCGGCGAGATGCCGTCGCCACCGCTCCTCGGTGAGGATGCGTTCCAGTGCGGTGGCGTAGTCCGCCGGCTCCCAGCCACGGATGAGGACCCCGGACGTCCCGTGGTCGACGGCGGTGCGCAGGCCGCCGACGGAGGCGGCGACCACCGGGGTGCCGCAGGCCTGTGCCTCGACGGCGACCAGACCGAAGCTCTCGCTGTGGCTGGGCACGACCACGGCGGTGGCCGCGCGGTACCAGGAGGCGAGCTGATCGTGCGGTACGGGTGGCTGGAAGTGGACGATGTCGGTGATGCCGAGCTCCGCGGCAAGCTTCACCAGGGCGTCGGGGCGTTCGAGCCCGGAGCCGCTGGGTCCGCCGACCACGACCACGGCGAGCTGGCTGCGTCGTTCCGGGTCCCGGCGGATGAGCTCGGCCGCGGCGGCGAGCAGGACGTCCGGAGCCTTGAGCGGCTGGATACGTCCGACGAAGAGGAGGAGCTGCGTGTCGGGGTCGAAGCCGAGCCGGGCTCGCGCGGCCCGTTCGTCGCCGTCGCCGGCCGGCCGGAAGACATCCAGGTCGACGCCGGGGGCGACCACGTCCACTGTGTCGGGCGGGGCCCCGTAGAGGTCGACGAGGTGACGGCGCTCGGTTTCCGTCGAGGCGATGAGGCGGCTTGCGCCCGAGATCACCTCCTGCTCGCCATGCAGGCGCAGCTCCGGTTCCGGTCGGTCGCCGTCCGCGAGCGAGGCGTTCTTGACCTTCGCCAGGGTGTGGGAGGTGTGGACCAGCGGCACGCCCCACCGCCGGGCGGCGGAGAGGCCGACCTGGCCGGACAGCCAGTAGTGGGAGTGGACCAGGTCGAACCAGCCGGCGTCCTGCCCGGCCTCGGTGCGTAGGACGTTCGCCGTGAACGCGCACAACCAGGCCGGCAGCTCGGCGCGGCCGATGTCCTCGAACGGGCCGGCGGGAATGTGCCGCACCGTCACACCGGGGGCGATCTCGGCGGTCGGCGGCAGCTTGCTGCTGACCGCGCGGGTGAACACCTCGACCTCGGTGCCGAGCGCGGCGAGCTGGCGGCTGAGCTCGATGATGTAGACGTTCATGCCGCCCGCGTCACCGGTTCCCGGCTGCTCGAGCGGCGACGTGTGCATCGAGAGCATCGCCACCCGTGACGGTGACCTCGGCGTCCTCTGCGTCCTCGGCGCAGCGGCGTCACGCCGGTCCGGCGGACGGCCATCGACCAGGTGCACCAACCACCTCCACTAGCGACCAAGCGGACGACCTGCGCCAACGTCATTCAACCCGGGCGGCGGCCCTCCTATGCCCGCCCGGCACACTCGGCATGAGCTGTATGTGCCCGTACCGGGTGGGCGCCATCCGACCGACCCTGTGCGAACAAGGGATTCACGGCCGGGGTTTCGAGAGGGATGTGAGCGGAGTGACAGTTTCGCGGCGCCGGCCGCGCCTGGCCGCTGGCCGTGCGCGGGCGCTTGGTCTGCCCACCCGGGGCACCACGGCGCCGAACCGGTTGCGCCGGGTCGACCGGTGGCTGGCGTCGGCGGGATGGTCGGTGCTGCGGCGTGCCGCGGACCCGCTCGTCGTCGATCTCGGTTTCGGATCGTCGCCGGTCACCACCGTCGAGATGTACGACCGGCTCCGCCCGGTGCGGGCCGACGTCCGGGTTGTCGGGCTGGAGTTGGCGCCGGAACGGGTCGCCGCCGCAGAACCGGCTGCCCGCCCGCCCGGGCTCACGTTCGCCCGCGGCGGATTCGAGCTGGCGGGCCTGCGGCCCGTCGTCATCCGGGCGATGAACGTGCTGCGTCAGTACGAGGAGGGCGCGGTCGAGTCGGCCTGGGCCGCCCTGGTGGGACGCCTGCAGCCCGGCGGAATCCTGGTGGAGGGGACCTGCGACGAGATCGGCCGCCGGGCCTGCTGGTTCGCTCTTGGGCCCGATCGCCGGCCGCGGAGCCTGACCTTCTCGGCGCACCTGGGGAGCCTGACCCTGCCGTCCGACCTCGCGCCGCGGCTACCCAAGAGCCTGATCGCGCGCAATGTGCCCGGTGAGGACGTCCACGCGCTGCTCACCTCGTTCGATGCGGCCTGGGAGCGTTCGGCGCCGCGAGGCGCGTTCGGGCCGCGACAGCGTTGGATCGCCGCCGCCGGGCTGCTGCGCCGGGACGGCTGGCTGGTCCTCGACGGCCCGCACCGGTGGCGGCTCGGTGAGCTCACCGTCGCCTGGCCGCCCGGTCCCGGGCCCACACCGCCCGGCCTCGGATCTATGCCGCTGGATGCCGGGCGCACGCGGCTGGATGCCGGGCCCACGCCGCCCGGCCCCGAGGGGTTGCCGCCGTCCGGCGTGGGCTCATCGTGGCTGGAGAGCGCCGAGAGCCTCGGTGAAGACACGGAGCATCGCTTCGTCGAACAGGACGAACCTGGCCTCCTTGACGGAGGTGGGAGCCGTGAGCACGGTGGTTAGCGCGATGTCGGCGGCATCGCGGGCCGGCCAGCCGTATGCGCCGGCGCTGACGGCTGGCAGGGCGACGGTGCGTGCGCCGATCTCATCCGCCACCGCGAGGGCCTGCGTGTAGCAGGAACGGAGCAGATGGGAACGGTCCTGCCCGGGCGCGTGCACGGGGCCGACGACGTGGATGACGTGGCGGGCCGCCAGCCGGCCGGCCGTGGTGGCGACCGCGCCGCCGGTGGGCAGCCCGTCGGGCAGCGCGCCGGCCCGGAGCCGCCGGCAGGCCGCGAGGATCTCGGGCCCGCCAGCCCGGTGGATGGCCCCATCGACCCCACCACCACCGAGTAGCGACGAGTTCGCGGCGTTCACAATCGCATCGACGGCCTGGCTGGTGATGTCACCCTGGAGCAGGCTCACCGTGACCATACGGACACTCTAACCGACTCCCTCGGTTTGCCAGATGTCAATGGCCTGCGATGCGATGGGTCTGTGGCGGAACTGGTCGTGCTCGAGTTCGACAGCAGGCAGCAGGCGGAGGAGGTCTGGGCCCGGTGTCAGCGAATGTCCCGGGCGGGCACCATCAACCTGGCGGACGAGGCCCTGGCCTGGCGTGACGACGACGGCACGGTGCAGGTGAGGCACCTGACGCACCGGACCCGGTCGGCGGCGCTGAGCGGCGCGGCGTGCGGGAGCGCGGTCGGCGCGCTCTTCCTCGCGCCGATGGTCGGCCTGCTGGTAGGTGCCGGGTGCGGTGCGATCGCGGGACGGCTGCTGGTGACCGAGCCGATCGACGGCGCCATGGTCCGCCGGGTCGTCGGCTGTCTCCAGCCAGGTCGTGCCGCCGTGTTCCTGCTCGTCCGGCGGTCCCATCCGGCGGTGGTCGACGCGCTGCGCGAGTACCGGCCGATGGTGATCAGGACGTCGTTGTCCCCGGAACGTGAGGGGGCCCTGATCCGCGCGCTGCGGGGCGAGCCGACCGCACGCTGACGGTGCTGGCCGCGCTGGCCGCGCTGACGATGCTGACGGCGCTGGCCGTTCTGGCCCCGGGGAGCGGCCCCGGGGCCAACCTGGGCCCAGAACGTCGGCTCAGCGCACCGCTCAGGAGGTGGAGGTCAGGACACCGGACGTCGGGTCGGGGCGATCTTGTCGAGCACGCTGAGATCGTCCGGGCGCGGCTGCCACTGGCCGGCGGCGGCGTTGGCCCGGATCTGCTCGGCGGTCGTCGCACCGGCGATCACGGAGGCCACCCCGGGCTGGGCGGCGAGTCCGCCGATCGCGACGTCGAGCAGGGAGCGGTCCCGTTCCCGCGCGAAGGCCTCCAGCACCTCGACACGGTCGAACAGCTCGTCGGTGAGCTCGTCCTGACGTCCCGACAGGCGGGTGCCGGGCGGTGGCATCTCGTCACGCCGGTACTTGCCGCTCAGCACGCCGTTCGCGAGCGGGAAGTAGGGGATGACACCGATGCCGTACTTGAGGGTGGCGGGCACGAGCTCGGCCTCGGGCTCCCGGGTGAGCAGGTTGTAGTGGTTCTGCGCCGAGATGAAGCGGGTTGTTCCGGACGCGCGGGCGGTCCACTCCGCGTCCGCCACCTGCCAGGCGTCGAGGTTGCAGGAGCCCACGTAGCGGACCTTGCCCTCCTGGACGAGCTCGCCGAGGGCCTCCAGGGTCTCCTCGATCGGGGTGAACGGGTCGAGGGAGTGGAGCTGGTAGAGGTCGATGTAGTCCGTCTGCAACCGGCTGAGCGATCCCTCGACGGCCTTGCGGATGTAGCGGCGCGATGCCCGCGCGTTGAAGTCCTGGCCGTACATGCCGCCCATGTCCTTGCCGACCTTGGTGGCGAGGACGACATCGTCGCGCCGCCCACGCAGCACGTGCCCCAGCAGCGTTTCGGAACCGCCCTTGTTCCCGTAGGTGTCGGCGGTGTCGAAGAAGTTGACGCCCGCATCCAGTGCGGCGTCGACGACGGCGCGGGTACCGGAGAGGTCCACCCGCGAGCCGAAGTTGTTGCAGCCAAGCCCAACGACGGAGACCATCAGGCCCGAAGAACCCAGGGGACGATAGCGCATGCCCCGATACAACACGCGCACCACGAACCGGTGGCACTCAGGGGGCCTGGTTCGTGGTGCGCGGAGTCGGCGGGTTGGCCGTGTTGTGTGCTGGTGGTCCTTTTTGTGTGGCTGTGCTGCTTTCGGGTGCCCGTGAGCGCTGCTACCGGGTGACCGCTGCTACTGGGTGACCGCGTCGCTGATGGCGCGTCCGGTCGCGCTGGCCGCGCGGCGCGTCGAGGTGCGAGCGGCCCGGGTCTGGCTGGCTGCCGTCCGTGTGCGCTTGACGGCCTCCTCGGTCGAGGGGCTGCGGCGGATGCCCGCGACGCGCTTCTCGCCGCGGCTGGCGAACGAGTTGTAGAGCTCGGTCGCCCGGCCCTGCAGGTCGGAGATCTGGGAGCCGACCGTGATCGGCAGCGCCAGGACGGCCGAGCTGACCTGGACGGGTACCCGGACCGCCTGGGCGGGAATC
Protein-coding sequences here:
- the mshA gene encoding D-inositol-3-phosphate glycosyltransferase — encoded protein: MHLVDGRPPDRRDAAAPRTQRTPRSPSRVAMLSMHTSPLEQPGTGDAGGMNVYIIELSRQLAALGTEVEVFTRAVSSKLPPTAEIAPGVTVRHIPAGPFEDIGRAELPAWLCAFTANVLRTEAGQDAGWFDLVHSHYWLSGQVGLSAARRWGVPLVHTSHTLAKVKNASLADGDRPEPELRLHGEQEVISGASRLIASTETERRHLVDLYGAPPDTVDVVAPGVDLDVFRPAGDGDERAARARLGFDPDTQLLLFVGRIQPLKAPDVLLAAAAELIRRDPERRSQLAVVVVGGPSGSGLERPDALVKLAAELGITDIVHFQPPVPHDQLASWYRAATAVVVPSHSESFGLVAVEAQACGTPVVAASVGGLRTAVDHGTSGVLIRGWEPADYATALERILTEERWRRHLAAGARARAAGFGWTATARGVLRSYQAAIAPSAVAV
- a CDS encoding O-acetyl-ADP-ribose deacetylase produces the protein MVTVSLLQGDITSQAVDAIVNAANSSLLGGGGVDGAIHRAGGPEILAACRRLRAGALPDGLPTGGAVATTAGRLAARHVIHVVGPVHAPGQDRSHLLRSCYTQALAVADEIGARTVALPAVSAGAYGWPARDAADIALTTVLTAPTSVKEARFVLFDEAMLRVFTEALGALQPR
- the shc gene encoding squalene--hopene cyclase, producing the protein MSVSRVSEAIGHHIPEQVVDASAAVRDQAERDVRDVRDVRDGADRLAGALRRATQHLLSLQDSTGWWKFDLESNTTMDAEDLLLREFLGIRTESLTAASAKFIRSRQLADGSWPQYFGGPGELSITVESYIALRLAGDEPSAPHMERAASWIRENGGVPATRVFTRIWMALFGWWRWEDLPVLPPEIMLLPHQAPLSIYSFGSWARQTIVPLTIVFALRPVRPAPFGLEELSVDDPDGSGSTTSVAAGTGAGAGAGAGSGVGAGGGSGGAGHGVSAGVGSALRGILGLRGMVPLGWKPFFRWVDAGLHRYHHHPIGPLRRHAMRTAERWIIARQEADGCFGGIQPPAVYSIIALRLLGYDLAHPVLKAALEALDDYSVTLPDGARMIEASQSPVWDTALAVNAIVEAGDVIGIEPDDPALLRAADWLLGQEIRDRSGDWQVNHPDLPGGGWAFEFENDTYPDTDDTAEVLLALRHVRHPAPEKIESATDRTVTWLLGLQSSDGGWGAYDSDNTSTLVYKIPFGDFGALTDPPSADVTAHVVEALVDAGLTEDPRTRRGVSWLLDHQESDGSWFGRWGVNHVYGTGSVLPALAAAGLAPTHPAIGDGVAWLLSRQNSDGGWGEDLRSYSDPRWNGRGVSTASQTAWGMLGLLAGEQGPDVAVALARAADWLAEQQRPDGTWDEDQFTGTGFPGEFYLNYNGYRLIWPVLALGRYGHSLRTSPPPTVVDPKSRPGH
- a CDS encoding DsrE family protein, yielding MTRSLVIKVTAGADAPERCSQAFTVASVAVASGVDVSLWLTGESAWFALPGRAAEFSLPESAPLTDLLDAVLTGGRVTVCTQCAARRSFGPEDVIPGIRIAGAAVFVSEALAEDVQALVY
- a CDS encoding aldo/keto reductase, giving the protein MVSVVGLGCNNFGSRVDLSGTRAVVDAALDAGVNFFDTADTYGNKGGSETLLGHVLRGRRDDVVLATKVGKDMGGMYGQDFNARASRRYIRKAVEGSLSRLQTDYIDLYQLHSLDPFTPIEETLEALGELVQEGKVRYVGSCNLDAWQVADAEWTARASGTTRFISAQNHYNLLTREPEAELVPATLKYGIGVIPYFPLANGVLSGKYRRDEMPPPGTRLSGRQDELTDELFDRVEVLEAFARERDRSLLDVAIGGLAAQPGVASVIAGATTAEQIRANAAAGQWQPRPDDLSVLDKIAPTRRPVS
- a CDS encoding FABP family protein — protein: MGTDTTGDVRTGKGASSSELHPSLLPLAFLVGTWRGEGVGGYEGMESFHYGQEITFAADGRPALGYVSHTWWADEPRDGREPGSPLATETGFWRVQPPATEPGPDGKVNRNPIVEVMLAHPFGIAEIYVGTIAGTRVDLDSNVLIRTTTAREVTRSVRLYGLVEGGDLAYAIDMEASGKPLQSHLSARLHRVKE
- a CDS encoding YbjN domain-containing protein, whose product is MTPSIDVAERERLDKLIKAGLDDLGVAYEHSDTGAFLVTLEGEHKLRTMTWLVVQDHTLLVEAFFMRAPAENAAGTYGFLLSRNSRTYGVHFSIDSMGDIFLTGQVPLSAITPDEIDRLLGCVGTYADENFDPAIAIGFAGAIQRERAWRAKLAADSGSAARPA
- a CDS encoding DUF1269 domain-containing protein, producing MLEFDSRQQAEEVWARCQRMSRAGTINLADEALAWRDDDGTVQVRHLTHRTRSAALSGAACGSAVGALFLAPMVGLLVGAGCGAIAGRLLVTEPIDGAMVRRVVGCLQPGRAAVFLLVRRSHPAVVDALREYRPMVIRTSLSPEREGALIRALRGEPTAR